In Oryza sativa Japonica Group chromosome 2, ASM3414082v1, the following are encoded in one genomic region:
- the LOC4330168 gene encoding protein ORANGE, chloroplastic has translation MLCSARMLACSGLGGPGGRLRPSPRPGAYADRLRPPLPARRWRVASSAAASGGSPDLPSSSSSSSPPPTPAAASFGSGDEQAAGSPGFCIIEGPETVQDFEKLDLQEIQDNIRSRRNKIFLHMEEIRRLRIQQRIKNVELGISVDVPEGELPDFPSFIPFLPPLSAANLKIYYATCFTLIAGIMVFGGFLAPILELKLGVGGTSYADFIRSVHLPMQLSQVDPIVASFSGGAVGVISALMVVEINNVKQQEHKRCKYCLGTGYLACARCSSTGTLVLTEPVSTFSDGDQPLSTPRTERCPNCSGAGKVMCPTCLCTGMAMASEHDPRIDPFD, from the exons ATGCTCTGCTCGGCCCGCATGCTGGCCTGCAGCGGCCTCGGCGGCCCCGGGGGGCGGCtccggccgtcgccgcggccggggGCCTACGCTGACCGgctgcggccgccgctgccggcgcgcAGGTGGCGGGtcgcgtcctccgccgccgcgtcgggcgGATCCCCCGacctgccgtcgtcgtcgtcgtcgtcctcgccgcctccgacgCCTGCAGCAGCGTCGTTCGGCTCTGGTGATGAGCAGGCCGCCGGCTCCCCGGG GTTTTGTATCATTGAAGGGCCTGAGACAGTCCAGGATTTTGAAAAGCTGGACTTGCAGGAGATTCAGGATAATATTAGGAGCCGCCGGAACAAGATCTTCTTGCATATGGAGGAG ATTCGCAGGTTGAGAATACAACAAAGAATAAAGAATGTTGAACTTGGGATCTCAGTTGATGTGCCTGAAGGGGAACTTCCTGATTTTCCATCATTCATTCCATTCTTGCCTCCCCTG AGTGCAGCTAATCTCAAAATCTACTATGCTACGTGTTTCACTTTGATTGCTGGGATAATGGTTTTCGGTGGATTTCTTGCACCaatt CTGGAACTTAAACTCGGTGTGGGAGGAACATCTTATGCAGACTTCATCCGCAGTGTCCATTTGCCGATGCAACTGAG TCAGGTAGATCCTATTGTGGCATCGTTCTCAGGTGGAGCAGTTGGAGTTATCTCCGCTCTAATGGTTGTTGAGATCAACAATGTCAAACAGCAGGAGCATAAGCGGTGCAAATATTGTTTAGGAACTG GATACCTGGCCTGTGCTCGCTGTTCAAGTACCGGAACTCTGGTGCTTACTGAACCGGTTTCAACATTCAGCGATGGTGATCAGCCTTTATCTACGCCAAGAACAGAGAGGTGCCCAAATTGTTCAGGCGCAGGAAAG GTGATGTGTCCAACATGTCTCTGCACGGGGATGGCAATGGCAAGTGAGCACGACCCTCGAATTGATCCGTTTGATTAA
- the LOC112936030 gene encoding uncharacterized protein — protein MCCYDAMHAPMYCLSLCDELVKFNVCWSKFTMFSSSCNPVVACLLFFCFFRVLRPGGCPVPAAGTGTGEIYPLCGDGEGERSVFYAVGMGTGCTNPTGAAPLPSLISLQSLPTTATARSAYSCALFSASCDLFCFVLIFFFTVVLLFYYASDAMAVTTW, from the coding sequence ATGTGCTGCTATGATGCTATGCATGCACCGATGTACTGCTTAAGTTTATGTGATGAACTTGTTAAGTTTAATGTTTGTTGGAGTAAGTTTACTATGTTTTCTTCTTCCTGTAATCCTgttgttgcttgcttgctgttTTTCTGTTTCTTTCGGGTGCTGAGACCCGGCGGGTGCCCCGTACCCGCtgcggggacggggacgggggaAATCTACCCCCTGTGCGGGGATGGGGAAGGGGAACGTTCTGTTTTTTATGCTGTGGGGATGGGTACGGGGTGCACAAACCCGACGGGGGCagccccgttgccatccctaatCTCCCTCCAGTCCCTCCCTACCACAGCCACAGCCAGATCCGCTTATTCTTGCGCACTTTTTTCTGCATCCTGCGATTTATTTTGTTTcgttttgatcttttttttcacggttgttttgttgttttatTATGCAAGCGATGCGATGGCAGTGACGACCTGGTAA
- the LOC4330171 gene encoding putative glycine-rich cell wall structural protein 1, producing MERSGERRRERVVAAALAVLLLVFASAFVRCRGDADGEGDGAGAAEPGKTGPPLPPGWKGGSGSGQGSSPDGAWRYGWGWAASPGGKGSGFGFGYGGSRGEGGGGGGGGGGGSGRAYGFGGGYGGHPGGFGGGGGGGGGGGGRNYGGGSGGIGGYGNYGGGYNGEPGGGGGGAGEGGGYGGDYGGGDVGANWSKRGSFRGGGGKTQQKDGGGNN from the coding sequence ATGGAAAGaagcggtgagcggcggcgagagagggtggtggcggcggctcttgcggtgctcctcctcgtcttcgCGTCCGCGTTCGTGCGGTGCAGgggcgacgccgacggcgagggggacggcgccggcgcggccgagccGGGAAAGAcggggccgccgctgccgcccgggTGGAAGGGCGGCTCGGGGTCCGGCCAGGGGTCCAGCCCCGACGGTGCTTGGAGGTATGGCTGGGGCTGGGCCGCTAGCCCTGGCGGCAAGGGCTCCGGGTTCGGGTTTGGGTACGGTGGCAGCagaggcgaaggtggcggcggcggtggcggcggcggcggaggaagcggtCGAGCATATGGTTTCGGTGGAGGATACGGTGGCCACCCCGGAGGCtttggaggtggcggtggcggtggcggcggcggcggcggccgcaactatggtggcggcagcggcggcattgGAGGATATGGCAACTATGGTGGTGGCTATAATGGGGAACCTGGAGGGGGTGGTGGCGGAGCCGGAGAAGGTGGTGGATATGGCGGGGAttatggcggcggcgatgtcggtgCAAACTGGAGCAAGCGCGGGAgcttccgcggcggcggcggcaagacaCAGCAGAAGGACGGTGGCGGTAACAACTGA